From Magnolia sinica isolate HGM2019 chromosome 13, MsV1, whole genome shotgun sequence, one genomic window encodes:
- the LOC131224235 gene encoding uncharacterized protein LOC131224235, protein MTEEDEPLFIDNIMSSTLPPWFRMPTVTPYTDSGDPTRHLKSFRAWMELQSTFKPIICCTFYLTLAGAMRSWYRQLKPKLINSFSDLSKAFLMQFIFGKERRKSSTHLLTIKQKEGEALKDYIIRFNEEAVQVNDYSDKIALTVMIVGLREGSSQKATQDVKNSTKDKKRKEEAPSQAPSNKRRKDEKPVRGQRPSIRPKSRFNSYTPILEVRDKRLMKWPNQIKTDVDKQDKQKYCHFNCDHNHSTSDYFDLKEEIKALIHSGHLREYVKEERSGRKDENPIRTIKNNPTGEIRIIFGRLAGGGDSNQVQKAHA, encoded by the exons ATGACGGAAGAGGACGAGCCACTGTTCATCGACAACATCATGAGCTCGACCCTCCCCCCGTGGTTTCGGATGCCAACTGTCACCCCATATACCGACTCTGGGGACCCCACAAGGCATTTGAAATCTTTCAGGGCATGGATGGAGCTCCAGTCGACATTCAAGCCGATCATATGTTGCACTTTCTACCTAACCTTAGCAGGGGCTATGCGGAGCTGGTATAGGCAGTTGAAGCCGAAGTTGATTAATTCTTTTTCTGACCTCAGCAAGGCATTCCTAATGCAATTCATTTTCGGGAAAGAACGGAGAAAATCATCCACTCACCTACTCACTATTAAGCAGAAAGAAGGTGAAGCGCTGAAGGATTACATTATACGGTTCAATGAAGAGGCAGTGCAGGTGAACGACTACTCAGACAAAATAGCCTTGACCGTCATGATAGTCGGACTCAGGGAAGGAAG TTCTCAGAAAGCTACTCAAGACGTTAAGAACTCAACTAAGGACAAGAAGCGGAAAGAGGAAGCCCCATCCCAAGCACCCTCCAACAAAAGGAGAAAGGACGAGAAGCCAGTGAGAGGTCAACGACCAAGCATACGACCTAAGAGTAGATTCAACTCATATACCCCTATCTTGGAAGTTCGGGATAAACGATTGATGAAATGGCCAAATCAGATAAAGACCGATGTAGACAAGCAGGATAAGCAAAAGTATTGTCACTTTAACTGTGACCACAACCATTCCACCAGTGACTATTTTGACCTCAAAGAAGAGATCAAGGCTCTTATTCATAGTGGGCACTTGCGGGAATACGTCAAAGAAGAACGATCAGGTCGGAAGGATGAGAATCCCATCAGAACAATCAAAAACAACCCCACTGGTGAAATACGTATTATTTTTGGCAGGCTTGCGGGAGGTGGTGATTCAAACCAGGTCCAAAAGGCCCATGCTTAG